A section of the Cuniculiplasma divulgatum genome encodes:
- a CDS encoding Rieske 2Fe-2S domain-containing protein: protein MNGKNDADEPVDKDRRNFFKFLGVAAIAAGGIGALRGVLENVSPPITAAFSSFPTLLLYSQSGKPIGTSDLKVNNSTIVLFDYPLQNEPNFLLRLGDSSNNDQAIEPTTVKILATGKTFTSAGGVGPYKSVVASSAICQHLGCIPPIIHFYPPSSPSYPGKIHCNCHGSTYDPYKGFAVVTGPTTHPLPNTVLAYDSSKDQYSVTSLVGPTIYGHSSDLSGGSQLPSSTYTEITTLTPTS, encoded by the coding sequence ATGAATGGAAAGAACGATGCAGATGAGCCAGTTGACAAGGACAGAAGAAATTTCTTCAAGTTCCTTGGAGTGGCGGCAATTGCCGCCGGCGGCATAGGGGCACTGCGTGGCGTGCTGGAGAATGTGAGCCCGCCAATTACGGCGGCATTCAGCTCCTTTCCCACCCTGTTACTTTACTCTCAGAGCGGGAAGCCAATCGGCACCAGCGATCTCAAGGTTAACAATTCAACCATTGTACTCTTTGACTATCCACTGCAGAACGAGCCTAATTTTCTTCTCAGGCTTGGAGACAGCAGCAACAATGACCAGGCCATAGAACCAACAACAGTGAAAATTCTCGCAACCGGCAAAACTTTCACATCAGCAGGAGGAGTGGGGCCATACAAGTCGGTGGTGGCCTCCAGTGCAATTTGCCAGCACCTTGGATGCATCCCGCCAATAATACATTTCTATCCGCCCTCATCGCCTTCATATCCTGGCAAGATTCACTGCAACTGCCATGGCAGCACATATGATCCATACAAGGGATTCGCAGTGGTAACCGGTCCCACCACTCATCCGCTGCCCAACACTGTTCTGGCTTATGATTCTTCAAAAGATCAGTACAGTGTTACGAGCCTCGTGGGTCCAACCATATACGGACATTCCAGTGATTTGAGCGGAGGGAGCCAGCTTCCATCCTCAACGTACACAGAAATAACAACTCTCACCCCTACAAGCTGA
- a CDS encoding D-glyceraldehyde dehydrogenase, translating to MKLLIDGEWIDAENKEQLKKFSPVDGTLMGEFPAASKNDVDRAMDAASKAFESWSSLGSVPRSRYIYKARELIEKSRGELENLLYRENGKIPIEARQEVDGVLDQMQYYAEFARKITGDIVEGETPKRKIFQYKVPLGIVVALTPWNFPAAMVARKLAPALLTGNTVVLKPSSDTPYTAEWIVRKFQEAGLPKGVLNFVPGRGSEIGDYIVSHKKAALVTLTGSTETGQRIMQKASANMSKLILELGGKAPFMVWKDADLKNALRTFLWAKFWNAGQSCIAAERLYVHKDVYAKFMSMVKKATSSIVTGDPKKSDMGPLINKVALGNMEAIVENAKSSGYKIDTGGSKPKLSGPAENGYYFLPTVIEGVAQDSSVFQDEIFGPVVGAMEVTSKDDMFKLANDSKYGLASYLFTADQNLMFDAFERIRFGELYVNMPGPEASQGYHTGFRLTGQAGEGSKHGIEEYLKLKNIYVDYAGGDLHIETVREDLIKE from the coding sequence ATGAAATTGTTAATCGATGGAGAATGGATCGATGCGGAAAATAAAGAACAGCTGAAGAAGTTCAGTCCTGTGGACGGGACACTTATGGGTGAATTCCCCGCTGCATCAAAGAATGATGTGGACAGGGCAATGGATGCTGCATCAAAGGCCTTTGAATCCTGGTCATCCCTGGGATCAGTTCCGCGATCGAGATACATTTACAAAGCCAGGGAACTGATTGAGAAATCCAGAGGAGAGCTGGAAAATCTGCTTTACAGGGAAAATGGGAAGATACCCATAGAGGCGAGACAGGAGGTTGACGGGGTTCTTGACCAGATGCAGTATTACGCGGAATTTGCCAGAAAAATTACTGGAGATATAGTTGAAGGCGAGACCCCCAAGAGAAAGATCTTCCAGTACAAGGTCCCATTAGGGATAGTGGTTGCCCTGACACCCTGGAATTTCCCGGCGGCAATGGTTGCCAGAAAGCTCGCCCCTGCACTGCTCACCGGTAATACAGTAGTGCTCAAACCAAGCTCCGACACCCCGTATACTGCCGAATGGATCGTCAGGAAATTTCAGGAAGCGGGTCTTCCCAAAGGCGTACTGAACTTTGTTCCCGGAAGAGGTTCAGAGATAGGTGATTATATAGTATCACATAAAAAAGCCGCGCTGGTTACACTAACTGGTTCAACCGAAACCGGTCAGAGAATAATGCAGAAAGCGTCGGCAAACATGTCGAAGCTCATCCTTGAGCTGGGTGGCAAAGCTCCCTTCATGGTATGGAAGGACGCGGATCTCAAGAATGCTCTCAGGACATTCCTTTGGGCAAAGTTCTGGAACGCAGGTCAATCCTGCATCGCCGCGGAGCGTCTTTATGTTCACAAAGATGTATATGCCAAATTCATGTCAATGGTAAAGAAAGCTACTTCCTCAATTGTTACCGGGGACCCGAAAAAATCCGACATGGGACCACTTATTAACAAAGTTGCCCTGGGAAACATGGAAGCAATCGTTGAAAATGCAAAGTCAAGCGGATATAAAATTGATACAGGGGGAAGCAAACCAAAATTATCAGGACCAGCTGAAAATGGATACTACTTCCTTCCAACGGTCATAGAGGGGGTGGCGCAGGATTCATCAGTATTCCAGGATGAGATATTCGGGCCGGTGGTAGGTGCCATGGAAGTCACATCCAAGGATGACATGTTCAAGCTTGCAAACGATTCAAAGTACGGTCTTGCGTCTTACCTCTTCACAGCCGATCAGAATTTGATGTTTGACGCTTTTGAACGTATTAGATTTGGCGAACTTTACGTGAACATGCCGGGTCCCGAAGCATCACAGGGATACCACACCGGGTTCAGGCTTACTGGCCAGGCAGGAGAGGGCAGCAAGCATGGCATTGAGGAATACCTTAAACTGAAAAACATATATGTTGACTATGCTGGAGGAGATCTTCACATAGAAACCGTAAGGGAAGACCTCATCAAGGAATAA
- a CDS encoding radical SAM protein, whose amino-acid sequence MIPRMIVSEERNRYPEVKFSADFEISKNAPFKTVDEFVNAMGHLITPDMMVMRVTESLCPICVDDEKFDQMRIPAIVYENAGEVKLIKECAEHGVTKEKYWEDYEMYQEAKKWQDPGVRILNPHVAYLESKIVCPTHCGLCIKHKSHTGLGNVVVTNRCDLSCWYCFFYAKENEPIYEPTQDQVRMMLRRMRNEKPVGANAVQITGGEPTIRDDIIDIIKIAREEGYEHIQLNTNSIRAAFDPDFPKKVRAAGSNVIYTSFDGPTPRSNPKNFWEVPAALENYKKAPLGVVLVPTVIGGVNDQYLGDIIRFGLSNIDVVRAVNFQPVSLVGRMPDRMREKQRITIPGAIKKIEQQTDGLIGREDFFTVPSTAKVSDFVEQLKGKEMYKLSIHFACGMGTYLFKDDDRIIPITRFIDVRGMFEKIGELADEIKGSNFKRLSKAVTVPKLLLSLNKFVDYEKAPKDFKLKDMIYNAFTEGDYHGLKAFHYKSMFIGFMHFMDPYTYDVDRVERCDIHYAMPDGRVVPFCAFNVIPELYRDATQRKYSIPAKTYEERTGKILKKDKYFREYTKEDKRRILAFYEQSIGRKLSEDEIGLNLEEAIPVISSQRPE is encoded by the coding sequence GTGATTCCAAGAATGATTGTATCTGAAGAGAGAAACAGGTATCCCGAGGTCAAGTTTTCTGCAGACTTCGAGATAAGTAAAAACGCACCGTTCAAGACGGTGGATGAATTCGTCAATGCGATGGGACACCTTATAACTCCAGACATGATGGTTATGAGGGTCACAGAGAGTTTGTGCCCTATCTGCGTTGATGACGAGAAGTTTGATCAGATGAGGATACCCGCTATAGTCTACGAGAATGCCGGAGAAGTCAAGCTTATCAAGGAATGCGCTGAACACGGTGTTACAAAGGAGAAATACTGGGAAGACTATGAGATGTATCAGGAAGCCAAGAAGTGGCAGGACCCCGGTGTCAGAATCCTGAATCCTCACGTTGCATATCTGGAATCCAAGATTGTATGCCCCACGCACTGCGGTCTCTGTATAAAGCACAAATCACACACAGGACTTGGCAATGTTGTGGTAACAAACCGCTGTGACCTTTCATGCTGGTACTGCTTCTTCTACGCAAAGGAAAACGAGCCCATATATGAGCCAACACAGGACCAGGTCAGGATGATGCTCAGGAGAATGAGGAACGAGAAGCCTGTTGGAGCTAATGCTGTCCAGATAACTGGCGGAGAGCCCACAATCAGGGATGATATCATTGACATAATCAAGATCGCCAGGGAAGAGGGGTACGAACACATACAGCTCAACACCAACAGTATCAGGGCTGCATTCGATCCTGATTTCCCCAAGAAGGTAAGGGCTGCTGGCTCCAATGTCATATATACAAGCTTTGACGGGCCAACCCCCAGATCAAACCCCAAGAACTTCTGGGAAGTCCCGGCTGCTCTTGAAAACTACAAGAAGGCTCCGCTGGGGGTCGTACTGGTTCCAACTGTCATTGGCGGTGTAAACGACCAGTATCTGGGAGACATCATCAGGTTTGGGCTCTCCAACATAGATGTTGTAAGAGCAGTCAACTTCCAGCCTGTCAGCCTTGTTGGAAGAATGCCTGACAGGATGAGGGAAAAACAGAGGATAACCATTCCTGGAGCAATCAAGAAGATAGAGCAGCAGACCGATGGCCTCATAGGAAGAGAGGACTTCTTCACTGTTCCTTCAACAGCCAAGGTATCTGACTTTGTTGAACAGCTGAAGGGCAAGGAAATGTACAAGCTCTCAATTCATTTCGCATGCGGAATGGGTACATATCTCTTCAAGGACGATGACAGAATCATACCAATAACCAGATTCATTGATGTGCGTGGAATGTTCGAAAAAATCGGAGAACTTGCTGATGAGATAAAGGGATCCAACTTCAAGAGGCTCAGCAAGGCCGTCACAGTTCCGAAGCTGCTTCTCAGCCTGAACAAGTTTGTGGATTACGAGAAGGCCCCCAAGGACTTCAAGCTGAAGGATATGATATACAATGCCTTCACAGAAGGAGATTACCATGGACTCAAGGCTTTCCACTACAAATCAATGTTCATCGGTTTCATGCACTTCATGGATCCGTACACATATGATGTGGACAGGGTTGAGAGATGCGATATCCACTATGCAATGCCTGATGGCAGGGTTGTGCCTTTCTGTGCATTCAATGTAATACCTGAACTCTACAGGGATGCAACACAGAGGAAATACTCAATTCCAGCCAAAACCTATGAAGAGAGGACAGGAAAGATACTCAAGAAGGACAAGTACTTCAGGGAATATACAAAGGAAGACAAGAGAAGAATACTTGCTTTCTATGAGCAAAGCATAGGCAGGAAGCTCAGCGAAGATGAAATAGGTCTCAACCTTGAAGAAGCCATCCCAGTGATTTCTTCACAGAGACCCGAGTAA
- a CDS encoding archease encodes MQYEIFDHTGDVGLRFYGSTFEELFSSAVAGMARLMGRQPGRHLHVSRKEIIAETGNELILYTILSRVLYYFEAQSELYSNASFPEGIIPGETQVLLTGYRINSRFRYDYVIKAPTFHRLVLRPAEGYGTIVFDI; translated from the coding sequence TTGCAATACGAGATTTTTGACCATACAGGCGATGTGGGCCTCAGGTTTTACGGATCTACATTTGAGGAGTTATTTTCTTCCGCTGTTGCGGGCATGGCAAGGCTTATGGGGCGCCAGCCAGGCAGGCACCTCCACGTTTCCAGAAAAGAGATCATAGCCGAGACAGGAAACGAACTTATCCTGTACACCATCCTCTCCCGCGTGCTTTATTACTTTGAGGCTCAATCGGAACTCTACAGCAATGCCAGTTTCCCTGAAGGTATTATACCCGGAGAAACACAGGTACTGCTCACAGGATACAGAATCAATTCACGATTCAGGTACGACTACGTCATCAAGGCTCCAACATTCCACAGGCTGGTACTGCGTCCAGCCGAGGGTTACGGCACCATAGTTTTTGACATATGA
- a CDS encoding arginine decarboxylase, pyruvoyl-dependent, with protein sequence MTSLVPKKIFFTRGVGRGQSQLQSFEEALRDGGIAPFNLVGISSIFPPFAETVTREQGLRLLSPGQILFTVLARNSSDELNRMISAAIGYAIPTDRSRWGYLSEHHSFGETEKTAGYFAEKLAAEMLASTMGTTDKLIWNQEKEEYVLENRILTTKNICSTAVVMKPGEWTTVIAAAVLIVEE encoded by the coding sequence ATGACTAGTCTTGTTCCGAAGAAAATCTTCTTCACACGGGGAGTGGGGAGAGGACAGAGCCAGCTGCAGTCCTTTGAGGAAGCGCTCAGGGATGGAGGAATTGCGCCATTCAACCTGGTTGGCATAAGCTCCATCTTCCCGCCATTTGCGGAAACTGTTACCAGGGAGCAGGGGCTCAGACTTCTGTCTCCCGGGCAGATTCTTTTCACTGTTCTTGCAAGAAATTCATCGGATGAGCTTAACAGGATGATTTCTGCAGCAATAGGTTATGCCATACCAACGGACAGGAGCAGGTGGGGATATCTCAGCGAGCACCACAGTTTCGGCGAGACCGAGAAAACAGCCGGATACTTTGCAGAGAAACTCGCTGCAGAAATGCTTGCCAGCACCATGGGTACAACCGACAAGCTGATCTGGAACCAGGAGAAGGAGGAATACGTTCTGGAGAACAGAATACTGACAACAAAGAACATATGTTCCACCGCTGTTGTTATGAAACCTGGTGAATGGACAACTGTAATAGCTGCAGCTGTCCTGATCGTAGAGGAGTAA